Genomic window (Leptospira bouyouniensis):
GTTTGGAAGAGTTGAAAATTCCTTTTGGCATTGCAGGTTTTTATTCTAGAACAAGAAATCACAATCAGTTCATTCACCTCAAACAAATGAATGAACCTTGGTTGGGTGTTCGGGATCGATTGGGTCCTTTATCACCCATCGGTTATACGAGAGTTGGACCTTCTCTTAGGCATGTTAATGAGATTTTAAAGAAAAAAAGTCATAGACAAAAATGGATCATCTTAATCACGGATGCACGACCAAATGATTATGACCAATACGAAGGAAAGTATGGGATTGAAGATGTAAACAAAGCTGTAGGTGAATGTTTGTTAAATGGAATCCAAGTGTATACTTTAGCAATTGGAACTGAGGAAAAACCAACCATTCCCTCTATGATGCGAAATGCAAGCTATCAAATGTTATTCCATCCTGAAAGACTCCTTGATTCTTTACAGGAATTTTTTAGACGAGCCATTCGCATATAAACGCTAAATTGCTTATGAAAGTTTTCCATCTGGCCGTTTCGAAAAAAGGATTTTCGAATATTGAATCAAAAATAGTAAAAAACAAATCATCCAGCCAATCCCTGATATATAATATGCATATTTAAATTGATGGAACAATGGTAAAATTACTCTGATAAGAACGGATAGATTGAGTAATACATATGCAAAAACTGTTAAAGGTGAAGCGACAATCGATCTACCTGTATGGCCCAAACTCACTCTTGTGATCATCCCATAAATGAAAACTCCAAGTCCGCCAACAGTGAGGCTATGAATTGCAGAAGACACTGGAAATAAATTAATGCCTGAAAGACTATACAATAAAAATCCAATACATACCCAAAAGTATCCAAGATACAAAATCCAAAGGATTGGTTTTTTGTAAGATTTCCATGGTTTCCAAGAAAGATAACGAATGGTATTAGCAACAAATAATAAAAAACAAACAATAGATGAAACCAAAATGAATATTTGGAAATCTCGTTTATGGAAAAATGGTATACTACCCCAATTTGTATTTCCAAAATAACCTTGTATTAGTTTTGCGAAATAAAATAGAAACGGTAAATAAACTAGAAGTGTTTCTATTTTTGGCATACGTTTGAAAGTATATCCTTGGATCACAACTCCAGAAAAAAAAGGAACCACACGTCCACCTATGATGAGAATTAGAAATAAAACAACGAAGATACTAAGATGTATATAGAGTAGGGTATGTTCAGAATATAGAATTGAATACGCCGATAATGTACTCAAAATATGAAAGACAGTGAAAACTACATAATGGTATAAAATGGGCCGGTTGTGTTTCTGGGTAGGAACGATTAATTTCGGAAGAAGTAAATATATAACTAAGATGTCTGAACAAATATCAAATCCAAAGGATAAGTATCCAAAAATTCCAAATGAATAAAAAGAAAACCTTCCTA
Coding sequences:
- a CDS encoding NnrS family protein — its product is MKNSFFQFSFWNTAFRPFFWFGSVYGTLILGLWLFVLSNIITNPIQINSIYWHSYEMVFGFTKAIVLGFLFTAVQNWTNTTILKGENLFYLVMFWLLGRFSFYSFGIFGYLSFGFDICSDILVIYLLLPKLIVPTQKHNRPILYHYVVFTVFHILSTLSAYSILYSEHTLLYIHLSIFVVLFLILIIGGRVVPFFSGVVIQGYTFKRMPKIETLLVYLPFLFYFAKLIQGYFGNTNWGSIPFFHKRDFQIFILVSSIVCFLLFVANTIRYLSWKPWKSYKKPILWILYLGYFWVCIGFLLYSLSGINLFPVSSAIHSLTVGGLGVFIYGMITRVSLGHTGRSIVASPLTVFAYVLLNLSVLIRVILPLFHQFKYAYYISGIGWMICFLLFLIQYSKILFSKRPDGKLS